Proteins from a single region of Chryseomicrobium sp. FSL W7-1435:
- a CDS encoding STAS domain-containing protein, with product MAKVGLGRAQFQNFDEAADTILNMMAKLLQINTLFIAKNDKVSNEIYKVMNQEETLLEVGTVLPFEQTFCKVSVAHGHHVLYIPDITTHESTKNLQVTHNLKSGSFVGIPIFTGNGDNYGTICGLDTNPFVLSDEHLNLFETMSDLLSYVLELDDAQRQIQNLSVPIVPLTQGIAILPVIGNITRRRVEQLVEVALIRSQELNLDYLFVDLSGITDMDHSAADSLMKITNLLNLLGVKPVLTGLRPETVLKTNQLGIELKNVMIEANLERALSKIGFSLQKNS from the coding sequence ATGGCTAAAGTAGGGCTAGGACGTGCTCAGTTTCAAAATTTTGATGAAGCTGCAGATACTATTTTGAACATGATGGCAAAACTTCTTCAAATTAACACGCTGTTTATAGCAAAAAACGATAAGGTCTCTAATGAAATCTATAAAGTCATGAATCAAGAAGAGACTTTACTTGAAGTAGGTACCGTTCTCCCATTTGAACAGACGTTTTGTAAAGTAAGTGTGGCTCATGGTCACCATGTGCTCTACATCCCCGACATCACCACTCATGAAAGCACGAAGAATCTGCAAGTCACTCATAATTTAAAATCAGGTAGTTTCGTTGGCATACCAATTTTTACTGGAAACGGCGATAATTATGGTACGATTTGCGGTTTAGATACAAACCCTTTTGTATTAAGTGATGAGCATTTGAATCTCTTTGAAACTATGAGTGATTTATTGTCTTATGTATTAGAATTGGATGATGCACAGCGACAAATCCAAAATTTATCAGTCCCTATCGTTCCGTTAACACAAGGAATCGCAATTTTGCCAGTTATCGGCAATATAACACGTAGACGTGTTGAGCAATTAGTGGAAGTCGCACTCATAAGAAGCCAAGAATTGAATCTTGATTATCTGTTCGTTGATTTATCTGGCATTACGGACATGGATCATTCCGCTGCAGATTCACTCATGAAAATAACCAACCTCTTAAACTTATTAGGAGTGAAACCTGTCTTAACGGGATTACGTCCTGAAACTGTTTTGAAAACTAACCAGTTAGGGATTGAATTGAAAAATGTCATGATTGAAGCAAATTTAGAGCGAGCCCTTTCCAAAATTGGTTTTAGCCTTCAAAAGAACTCATAA
- a CDS encoding DUF1292 domain-containing protein: MSTVQVGDVFSMDDENGQEVEIEVLGLVNVDETDYAAVAFSEDVQDESKEDIDVFFLRIEGEEELYEIEEDAEFERVSQAFQQLQEQAAEDLN, encoded by the coding sequence ATGAGTACTGTACAAGTAGGCGATGTTTTTTCAATGGATGACGAGAATGGACAAGAAGTAGAAATTGAAGTTCTCGGCCTCGTCAATGTCGATGAGACAGACTATGCAGCTGTTGCATTTTCTGAAGATGTTCAAGATGAATCTAAAGAAGATATTGATGTCTTTTTCTTACGTATAGAGGGAGAAGAAGAATTATATGAAATCGAAGAGGATGCAGAGTTTGAGCGTGTTTCTCAAGCATTCCAACAACTTCAAGAGCAAGCAGCAGAAGATTTAAACTAA